The following are encoded in a window of Castanea sativa cultivar Marrone di Chiusa Pesio chromosome 5, ASM4071231v1 genomic DNA:
- the LOC142635545 gene encoding putative germin-like protein 2-1 — protein sequence MVNHIIFVLSLLAFTCALAFASDPSPVQDFCIADPASSGRVNGFACLDPKLAQADHFFLSGLDKAGNTSNPLSSSVTPVTVAQIPGLNILGITLARLDYAPWGLIPLHFHPRATEVLTVLEGSLYVGFVTSNPNNQFISKVLQKGDVFVFPVGLIHFQQNVGQGKAISISALSSQNPGIITVANAVFGSKPSIADDILSKAFQVDKSLIDYLQAKFYLIRIQ from the exons ATGGTGAACCACATTATTTTCGTATTGAGCTTGCTTGCATTCACCTGTGCTCTGGCCTTTGCATCGGATCCTAGTCCTGTGCAGGATTTCTGCATTGCAGACCCTGCTAGCTCAG GTCGAGTGAACGGCTTTGCTTGCCTGGACCCTAAACTTGCACAGGCCGACCATTTCTTCCTTAGTGGACTAGACAAAGCGGGCAACACATCTAATCCTCTAAGCTCTAGCGTTACCCCAGTGACTGTGGCTCAAATTCCTGGGCTAAACATACTTGGTATCACACTGGCTCGCTTGGACTATGCTCCATGGGGTCTCATTCCACTACATTTTCATCCTCGTGCTACCGAGGTTTTAACAGTTCTAGAAGGCAGCCTCTACGTTGGTTTTGTGACCTCCAATCCCAACAACCAGTTCATATCAAAGGTCCTTCAGAAGGGTGATGTGTTTGTCTTTCCAGTGGGACTCATTCACTTCCAGCAAAATGTGGGTCAAGGAAAGGCCATCTCTATCTCTGCCTTGAGTAGCCAAAACCCTGGAATCATTACTGTTGCTAACGCTGTTTTCGGATCAAAACCATCCATTGCAGATGATATTCTGTCCAAGGCTTTCCAGGTGGACAAGTCTTTAATTGATTATCTTCAAGCAAAATTCTATCTGATCAGAATACAATGA